Proteins from a genomic interval of Callospermophilus lateralis isolate mCalLat2 chromosome 1, mCalLat2.hap1, whole genome shotgun sequence:
- the LOC143410224 gene encoding olfactory receptor 7A40-like — protein sequence MGSENETRISEFLLLGISEESRWQPLIFGLFLSMYLVTVLGNLLIILATISDSHLHTPMYFFLSNLSFVDICFTSTTIPKMLVNIQAQSKAITYEGCIVQIYFFILFGVLDNFLLTVMAYDRFVAICHPLHYTVIMNRRLCVSLVLASWTTSALNSLLQSLMVLRLSFCTDLEIPHFFCELNQVVLLACSDTFPNDMVMYFAAGLLFCGPLAGILYSYSKIVSSIRAISSAQGKYKAFSTCASHLSVVSLFYCTCLGVYFSSSATHNSHSSATASVMYSVVTPMLNPFIYSLRNKDIMGALRRLFVGKL from the coding sequence ATGGGGTCAGAGAATGAGACACGGATTTCAGAATTTCTACTTCTGGGAATTTCAGAGGAATCCAGATGGCAGCCCCTCATCTTTGGGCTTTTCCTGTCCATGTACCTGGTCACTGTGCTGgggaacctgctcatcatcctggccACCATCTCAGACTCCCACCTGCACacgcccatgtacttcttcctctccaacctgtcctttGTGGACATCTGCTTCACCTCCACCACCATCCCCAAGATGCTGGTGAACATCCAGGCACAGAGCAAGGCCATAACATATGAGGGATGCATCGTgcagatatattttttcatactcTTTGGAGTTTTGGACAATTTCCTTCTAACTGTGATGGCTTATGACCGCTTTGTAGCTATCTGTCACCCTCTGCACTACACGGTCATCATGAACCGCCGACTGTGTGTGTCCCTGGTGCTGGCATCCTGGACCACAAGTGCCCTGAATTCCCTGCTGCAAAGCTTAATGGTATTGCGACTGTCCTTCTGCACAGACTTGGAAATCCCCCACTTCTTCTGTGAACTGAATCAAGTGGTCCTGCTTGCCTGTTCTGACACTTTTCCTAATGACATGGTGATGTATTTTGCAGCAGGACTGCTGTTCTGTGGCCCCCTCGCTGGCATCCTGtactcctactcaaagatagtctCCTCCATCCGTGCAATCTCATCAGCTCAGGGCAAGTacaaagccttctccacctgtgcgTCTCACCTCTCCGTGGTCTCCTTATTCTATTGCACATGCCTAGGAGTCTACTTTAGCTCATCTGCTACGCACAACTCACACTCCAGTGCAACAGCCTCGGTGATGTACAGCGTGGtcacccccatgctgaaccccttcatctacagTCTGAGGAACAAGGACATCATGGGAGCTCTGAGGAGACTCTTTGTTGGCAAGCTGTAG
- the LOC143400068 gene encoding olfactory receptor 7A5-like, whose amino-acid sequence MDHVEQGNGTHISEFHLLGFSEQPGWQRFLFGLFLSMYLITVCGNLLIILAITLDSHLHTPMYFFLSNLSFSDICITSTTVPKMLVNLQTQSKAISFEGCIMQMHFFIVFASLENFLLAVMAYDRFVAICHPLHYTVIMSPRLCMLMVVVSWILSVLRALLQSLMVLQLSFCTDLEIPHFFCELNQVVQLACSDTSPNDMVMYFTSVLLGGGPLAGILYSYSKIVSSIHAISSVQGKYKAFSTCASHLSVVSLFYFTILGVYFSAAATHNSHSSATASVMYSVVTPMLNPYIYSLRNKDIKSALRRYPPGKL is encoded by the coding sequence aTGGACCACGTGGAACAAGGGAATGGTACACACATTTCAGAATTCCATCTTCTGGGATTTTCAGAGCAACCTGGATGGCAACGCTTCCTCTTTGGGCTTTTCCTCTCCATGTACCTGATCACTGTGTGtgggaacctgctcatcatcctggccATCACCTTGGACTCCCACCTGCAcacacccatgtacttcttcctcagcAACCTGTCTTTTTCTGACATCTGTATCACCTCCACCACTGTCCCCAAGATGCTGGTGAACCTGCAGACACAGAGCAAGGCCATAAGCTTTGAAGGCTGCATCATGCAGATGCACTTTTTCATAGTCTTTGCCAGTTTGGAAAACTTCCTCCTGGCcgtgatggcctatgaccgctttGTGGCCATCTGTCACCCCCTGCACTACACAGTCATCATGAGCCCCCGGCTCTGCATGTTGATGGTTGTGGTGTCCTGGATCCTGAGTGTCCTGCGTGCCCTGTTACAGAGCTTAATGGTGTTGCAACTGTCCTTCTGCACAGACTTGGAAATTCCCCACTTTTTCTGTGAACTTAATCAGGTGGTCCAACTTGCCTGTTCTGACACTTCTCCTAATGACATGGTGATGTACTTTACATCTGTGCTGCTGGGAGGTGGCCCCCTCGCTGGCATCCTTTACTCTTATTCCAAGATCGTCTCCTCCATCCATGCAATCTCATCAGTTCAGGGCAAGTacaaagccttctccacctgtgcaTCTCACCTCTCCGTGGTCTCCTTGTTCTATTTTACGATCCTCGGAGTGTACTTCAGTGCTGCTGCAACCCATAATTCACACTCAAGTGCAACAGCCTCGGTGATGTACAGTGTGGtcacccccatgctgaacccctACATCTACAGTCTGAGGAACAAGGACATCAAGAGCGCTCTGAGAAGATACCCCCCAGGGAAACTGTAA